The DNA window GATGCGATGGGTGGGGCGGGCGTCCCGGAACAGGCGGGGACGACGCTCACCATGCCGCGACCCCTGCTTCTCATGACGGCGCTCGCGGGGTCGTTCGCCGGAGCAATCGTCGGCTATCTGCCCGGCGTTTCGAGCGCGATTGCCGCCGTCCTCGCGCTCACGCTGGTCCCGGACCGCACCGATGCGCGCGGGTTCATCGTGGCGAGTAGCGGCGTCAACACTGCCAACACGATTTTCGCGCTCTTCGCCCTCGTCTCGCTCGACACGCCTCGAACGGGCGTCATGGTCGCCCTCCGGGAGACGAACGCACCGCTCGACCTTCCGGTACTCCTCGTCAGCGCCGCCGTCGCCGGAGTCGTCGGATTCGTCCTCGTCCTCGTGCTCGGCGACACCTACCTCGAAACGGTCGGCGGGATGGACTACCGACGACTGTCGGTCGCCGTCCTCGGTCTGTTGGTCGCGGCTTCGTTCCTGTTCGCCGGAGTCATCGGAATCGGACTGTTCGTCTGCAGCGCCGTTCTCGGCCTGCTCCCGCCGCGACTGGGCTGTCGGCGCGTGCATTTGATGGGGGTGCTGATAGGGCCGCTTATCGTGGGTGTGTGACCACGAGACTTTTGCCGCTCGGTTGTCAACCGGGCAGTATGATTCCCCTGTTCGGTCCGGTTCCCGGTGGTGCGGAACTGATCGTCATTTTCATCACGGCCATCATGCTGTTCGGCATACCGTTGACCATCTTCGGTGGCTTGTTTCTGCTCTACCGTCGGGCGGGCGGGAGCAGGGCGACGAAGGAAGACGTGGACGAACTCAAAAACGAGGTGGCGGAACTACGAACGGAACTCGAAGGAACCGACGAAACCGAACGGCAGGAACGGGAACGAGACCGGGAGCGGGAGCGATAGAGAACTCACTCGAACGTGCGGGTGACGCGCGTCACTTACCTCATCACGTCGAGACAGCGGCCGAGGAACGTGTTTTGCACCGCGAATGCTTCGAAGGAGGTCCCGACGTGTTCCCGAAGGAAGGTTACGAGTTCCTTCGACTCGGTGGCTGTTTCGCTCACGAAAACAATCTACCGGCGCATTCACAGACGTAACTCCACAACCTTTCTCAAGTATCTTCGGCGAAAACTAGGCAGAGAGTTCAGCGACGAGGCGGTCCTGTAACGACTCCCGAATCCGGTGGCTCGTTTCGGCGGTCGTGCGGACTTCGATGACGTTCGTTCCCGAACTATCGAGGGAGTCCGAAAACGCGTCCCGGAACGCGGGAAGCGTCTCGACGCGTTCGAAGTCCAGTCCGTAGAGGTCGCCCGTCGCCGAGTAATCGAGTCCGTGCGGCGTTCGGAACTGGTCGGTAAACGGCGGGTCGAAGGATTCGATTGGGAGCATGTGGAAAATGCCGCCGCCGTCGTTGTTGATTTCGACGATGGTCGCGTCCACCCCACAGCGTTCGAGCGCGAGCAACCCGTTCATGTCGTGATAGTAGGCGAGGTCGCCGGTGACGAGGACGAGCGGGTCGTCCGTCCCGCTTCCGGCACCGAGCGCCGAACTGATGATACCGTCGATACCGCTCGCCCCTCGGTTACCGAGCACCGTCACGTCGGCGGAGCGGGGGCGAGCGAACCGGTCCAAATCCCGAATCGGCATGCTGTTGGAGACGAACAGCGTCGTCGGGTCGGGAACGAGCTTTGCGACGGACGCGAGCAGGTTGCCTTCGAAGTGCTCCGCGGAGTCCGACACGAGCGACCAGTGTGCGGACTCGGCGCGTTCGAATCGCGCCATCCACGTCTCGTTCGCGCTTTGCGGTTCGAGTTCGTCGGCGAGGCGGCGGGCCAACCGCGTCGGGTCCGCCACGAGGAGGTCCGTCGCGGTGAAGGTGGCTTCGCGCCAGCCGCCCGCCGGGTCCACGACGAACTGTCGGCTTTCGGTACATTCGAGGTATCGACGAAGGGTTTTCGAGGTCGGCGACGCGCCGAACCGAATCACGACGTCGGGGTCGGGCCACGCCTCGGTCACGTCCGGAACGAGGTACGAGTCGTAGCCGCCGACGATGGAACCGTCGTGTCCGAACCGATGGCCCGAGAGCGGGTCGGCCAGCACGGGAAAACCGGTCGCGTCGGCCAGCGCCGCCAGCGCGGAGCGCTCCGGGGTCGGTCCGTCTGCGGGACCGGCCACCAACAGACCGCGCTCGGCGTGGCGTACGGCATCGACGAGTCGGGAGCGCGCGTCGGAATCGAGTTCCGGGACGCCCTGTGAGACGGTGACGAACGGACCGTCACGACCCTCGGCGGCGAGCGGATTGTCGGCCTCGAACGAGTCGGGAACGTCGCCCTCGACTTCGACCGGTTCGAGCGGCTTTCGAAACGGGAAGTTGAGATGGACCGGTCCCGGCGGCGTCCCGGTTGCCGACCCGAGCGCTCGGGCCGCCGTCGTCCGGAGGTAGCGGAGTTTTCGCCCGGTCGCTTCCGGTTCAGCCACGTCTGTGTACCAGCGAACGGCGTCGCCGTACAGTTTCTCCTGATCGACGGTCTGGTTCGCGCCGCTATCGCGGAGTTCCGGCGGTCGGTCGGCCGTGCACACGAGCATCGGGACC is part of the Haladaptatus paucihalophilus DX253 genome and encodes:
- the menD gene encoding 2-succinyl-5-enolpyruvyl-6-hydroxy-3-cyclohexene-1-carboxylic-acid synthase produces the protein MTYPNRNTLWAETFVDELAAEGVDAVCLAPGSRSTPLTVAFAKHDDIEVFSHLDERSAAFFALGRAKRTGKPTPIVCTSGTAAANFHPAVIEADRARVPMLVCTADRPPELRDSGANQTVDQEKLYGDAVRWYTDVAEPEATGRKLRYLRTTAARALGSATGTPPGPVHLNFPFRKPLEPVEVEGDVPDSFEADNPLAAEGRDGPFVTVSQGVPELDSDARSRLVDAVRHAERGLLVAGPADGPTPERSALAALADATGFPVLADPLSGHRFGHDGSIVGGYDSYLVPDVTEAWPDPDVVIRFGASPTSKTLRRYLECTESRQFVVDPAGGWREATFTATDLLVADPTRLARRLADELEPQSANETWMARFERAESAHWSLVSDSAEHFEGNLLASVAKLVPDPTTLFVSNSMPIRDLDRFARPRSADVTVLGNRGASGIDGIISSALGAGSGTDDPLVLVTGDLAYYHDMNGLLALERCGVDATIVEINNDGGGIFHMLPIESFDPPFTDQFRTPHGLDYSATGDLYGLDFERVETLPAFRDAFSDSLDSSGTNVIEVRTTAETSHRIRESLQDRLVAELSA